GTACGCTGGTCGACATTCAAAAACACTCGCCGGCCCGCGGCAAAGTGCACGCCAAGACCGGAACCAACGGCGGCACCGATTGGCTCAACGACGGAAGCGTGGTCGAAAAAGGCCTCGCGGGATACATGACAACGCGCAACGGTCACCACGTGGCGTTCGCGTTCTATCTGAGCGCTATGCTGGGCCCGCACGACGAAGAGACGACCGCCGTGGCTGGTCAAATCTTGGGGGCGATGGCGAGCGCTACGTACACATCGCTCTAAAGCATCGTCCTTAGCGCGGGTTTGTCGAGTTTGCCCATCGCGTTGCGCGGGAGTTGTTCGACGACGCGAATCTCCTTCGGAATCTTGAAGCTTGCGAGCCGCTCGCCCAGCCATGCATCGAGCGCGGCCGTATCCACGTTGCCTTCGGCTTCGATAAACGCGATAGGCAGCTTGCCGCGCGCCGCGTCCGGTTTGCCGACGACCGCGCACGCGCGCACGCCGTCGTACGTTTCGATCGTCGTTTCGACTTCACGCGGATAGACGTTGAAGCCGCCGGTGATGATCAGCTCTTTGATCCGCCCGACGATTTTATAAGCGTCGTTCTGGGCATCGTACGCTGCGATGTCGCCGCTGCGATACCATCGCGTGCCGTCGTCGTCGGTGGAAAACGCCGCCGCCGTCGCTTCGGGGCGCTTCCAATATCCGGAGAAAACGTTAGGCCCGCTAACGAGCAGCTCGCCGAGTTCGCCGTCGATGCGCACGCTCACGCCCGGGAACGGAATGCCGACGCTGCCCGCGACGCGCGGCCCGGCGTACCGGTTGCCGAGCGCGAAGCCGAACTCGGTCGCGCCGTACCGTTCGAGAATCGACGCGCCGAAGAGCGACGCAAAATCCGCGTGGGTCTGCTCCGATAGCGCCGCCGATCCCGAGACGTACAACCGTAACGGCGGCGGGGGCTGCGCGCCGGTCTCGCGCAAGCGTTCGATCAGGCGCACGTACATCGTCGGAACTCCGAAGAACATCGTGACGTCGCCGCGGCTCAACCGTTCCAGTACGTCGCCGGCATCGAAACGCTCGCGCAGCAGCACGCGGCCGCCGGCGGCCAGCGACGACGTCAGTCCCGCAATCAAGCCGTGGACGTGAAACAGCGGCAGCGTGACGAGCAGCACGTCGCTCGATTCCCAGCGCCACGCGGCTCGCAGCTGCGACACGATGGCCGCGAGATTGCGATGCGAGAGCACCGCACCTTTCGAAGCGCCGGTGGTGCCGCTCGTATAGACGATCAGCGCCGGATCTTCGGGATTCGGCCGATGCGGCACGTCGAGCGGTCGCACGTGCCCGTCGCGCGCGCACGTCTCGACCTCCGCCATGTCGATCGCGCGCGTGCCGGTTTCGATCTCGGCTAAAAACGGCGCGGACGCCGACGAGCAGACGATCAACGACGGCGCGCTGTCGCCGAGCAGATGCGCGAGATCGTTTGCACGGTAGAGCACGTTGGCGGGCACCGCGATCGCACCCAGACGGAGCGCGGCAAGGTAGGCGTAGACGAATCCGTGGCGATTTTCGCTGTAGATCGCGACCCGATCGCCGGCCCGTACGCCGATCTCGGCAAAACGGGCGGCAACGCGTAAGGCTCCGTCGTGAAGCTCGCGGTGCGTCAGGTCGTCGAGTGCGTGGGCCCGAGCGCGATCGGCAAGCGCACCGTCGAAGAGATCGAGCAACATCTATGGGTTGCGCGCGTTCACGAGCGCTTCGGCGAGCGCAATGTCGGTGACGCGGTCCACGTTCACTCCGGTTTCCGCAAACGGCGATACCAGCGCGCGCACCGGCGCGCCGAGAATCTTGGTGGCACGGGCCTCGGCTTGCGCGACGGTCATCTGCCGCACCGCGAACCGCAGCAGCACGTCCCAGCCGAATAGCGACGCAAGCCGAATCGGACGTTTGCGCGCCGCGCCGAGGCGTTCGATGAAGCGCTCGAGCAGCGGAAGCGCGCGCGGCTTCATCGCGACGATGCCGCCGCCGCAGAACGTTCCGTCGCGCATACGCGCCCACGTGTGCGGCACTTGCGGAAAGCTCGCCACGTGCACGTTGCGCTCCACGCAGCCGTACACGACGTCGGCGTTCAGCGCGCTCGTACGCGCGGCGAAGTCATCGATTGCCGGTACGCTGAGGATGGGAAGATCCGATGCGACGATCAGCACGTCGGCGTCGGGGTCAAACCCCGACAATCCGCTGCGCAAGCTGTCGGTGATGCGCCGTCCGTCCGGGCGGAGTTCGTCGGCGGCGGCCAGATCGGCGCGGCCGCGAACCTCCGGGGGCGCCACGACGACGATGCGACCGATCGAACCCGACGCGCGCAGTGGTTCGAGCACGCGCGCGACCAGCGTCTTGCCGGCGATCTCCACGAACGCTTTATTGGGAGCGCCGGGCTGCTGCTGCGCGACCGCGTCGACCGGGCCGCCCGCCAAAACGACGGCGTCGTACGTCACTAAGGACGCCAGGCGGGCGTCGCCGCAAAGGCGGTGACGAAGCGCCGGTACGTTGCGTCGAGCGCGAGCGCGCGATCGACCTCCGCGATGTGCGCCGGATCCGGCGCAATTGTAAAAACGCACGAGCCGGAGCCCGCCAGCAGCGCGTTCCCGGCGCCCGCGGCACGCAACGCGTCCAAGGTGATGCGAACCTCGGGCACCAGCGCGGCGATGGCGTCTTGAAAGTCGTTGCGCATCAGGGATTCGACCGTGCCGAATTCGGCGCGCTGCAGCGCTTCGACCATGCGAAGCGAGACGGACTCGTTCCGCGGCCGAATCGTACGTTCGCGCTTATCGAGTTCGGCGTACGCGACGGCCGTGGAGACGCCGGCCGGCGGTTTGACGACCAACGCGTGCCAAGCCGGCAGCGCACCGACCGCGGTGACTCGCTCGCCGGTGCCCTCGACCAACGCGCCGGTTCCCGCGAGAAAGAAGGGGACGTCCGAGCCCAACGAGCGCGCGACGGCCACCCAATCGCACGCCGGTACCGGTCCGAACGCGCCATCGGCCGCAGCGCGCAGTACCGCGCCGGCATCGCTCGAGCCGCCGCCGAGTCCGGCTTCCGACGGAATGCGTTTGCGCAGGCGCAGCGCGGCGTTGGGCTCCAGCCCGAGTGCGCGCAGCGCGCGCACCGCCAAGTTCCGCTCGTTGCCGAGATCGCCCCGGTCGCACTCGAACGAAAAGGCCGCTGCGGGCTCGATCGCCAGTTCGTCGGCCAAGGCGAGGGGCACCATGACGCTGCGGACGCCGTGGTATCCGTCGTCGCGGCGCGCGAGCACCTCGAGCGTCAGATTGATCTTCGCGGGGGCAAACAGGACTTGGGCCACGCTCCCTTGGTTTGGCGCGCCGACAGAAGGCGCCTCCGGTTCGCGCGACGCATGAGGAACGCTAAGAACAGATGGGCTCGATTAGCTACGACGCACA
The sequence above is drawn from the Candidatus Baltobacteraceae bacterium genome and encodes:
- a CDS encoding AMP-binding protein, which produces MLLDLFDGALADRARAHALDDLTHRELHDGALRVAARFAEIGVRAGDRVAIYSENRHGFVYAYLAALRLGAIAVPANVLYRANDLAHLLGDSAPSLIVCSSASAPFLAEIETGTRAIDMAEVETCARDGHVRPLDVPHRPNPEDPALIVYTSGTTGASKGAVLSHRNLAAIVSQLRAAWRWESSDVLLVTLPLFHVHGLIAGLTSSLAAGGRVLLRERFDAGDVLERLSRGDVTMFFGVPTMYVRLIERLRETGAQPPPPLRLYVSGSAALSEQTHADFASLFGASILERYGATEFGFALGNRYAGPRVAGSVGIPFPGVSVRIDGELGELLVSGPNVFSGYWKRPEATAAAFSTDDDGTRWYRSGDIAAYDAQNDAYKIVGRIKELIITGGFNVYPREVETTIETYDGVRACAVVGKPDAARGKLPIAFIEAEGNVDTAALDAWLGERLASFKIPKEIRVVEQLPRNAMGKLDKPALRTML
- a CDS encoding nucleotidyltransferase family protein, yielding MTYDAVVLAGGPVDAVAQQQPGAPNKAFVEIAGKTLVARVLEPLRASGSIGRIVVVAPPEVRGRADLAAADELRPDGRRITDSLRSGLSGFDPDADVLIVASDLPILSVPAIDDFAARTSALNADVVYGCVERNVHVASFPQVPHTWARMRDGTFCGGGIVAMKPRALPLLERFIERLGAARKRPIRLASLFGWDVLLRFAVRQMTVAQAEARATKILGAPVRALVSPFAETGVNVDRVTDIALAEALVNARNP
- the ispE gene encoding 4-(cytidine 5'-diphospho)-2-C-methyl-D-erythritol kinase — encoded protein: MAQVLFAPAKINLTLEVLARRDDGYHGVRSVMVPLALADELAIEPAAAFSFECDRGDLGNERNLAVRALRALGLEPNAALRLRKRIPSEAGLGGGSSDAGAVLRAAADGAFGPVPACDWVAVARSLGSDVPFFLAGTGALVEGTGERVTAVGALPAWHALVVKPPAGVSTAVAYAELDKRERTIRPRNESVSLRMVEALQRAEFGTVESLMRNDFQDAIAALVPEVRITLDALRAAGAGNALLAGSGSCVFTIAPDPAHIAEVDRALALDATYRRFVTAFAATPAWRP